In the genome of Sphingomonas naphthae, one region contains:
- a CDS encoding ATP-binding protein — protein MGHRFAAEGHRVLVCAPFGRDAESVAALLRKERYDVDICPDPTAVGAALDDHIGAVLITEEALTGDLEPLRAALAAQPSWSDVPFVLLKAQRSTRSPAGTPIPTRLMDLVTNTVVLERPLGVASLVSAIASAMRARQRQFEMRDRIAELAASEAALREESLALEILNRTGERVAAELDLDTLVQAVVDAGRELTGAQAGAFFYNQINDAGESYQLYSLSGVPIAAFENFPMPRNTAVFGPTFAGEGAVRSGDITKDARYGRNDPHQGMPHGHLKVVSYLAVPVVSRSGEVIGALFFGHAEADRFDERSERLAVGLAAQAAIAIENARLIQAAQRLNQTLEQKVAERTEALETEMASRARAEAALRQSQKMEAVGQLTGGIAHDFNNMLTGVIGGLDIIRRRIAGGRIDDIDRFMDAASASAQRAAALTARLLAFSRRQSLDARPVDVNALTASLDDLLARTIHENIQLRIVAGDGAPHAIVDANQLENAILNLAINARDAMPEGGQLTVEVSAVELDEAYAAAKPDIVAGRYVVVAVSDTGVGMSPELIEKVFEPFFTTKPIGQGTGLGLSMVYGFVRQSGGQVRIHSRPGQGTSVKLYLPMSDSIAESVVDASVAIQEGQGQTVLLVEDDVSVRLLVREVLAELRYDVIEAGDAAEAIPLLQSGRPIGLMVSDVGLPGMNGRQLAEIAREHRPDLPILFVTGYAENAAIRAGFLGTNMGMITKPFALDALASKIDEMII, from the coding sequence GTGGGGCATAGGTTCGCCGCCGAGGGCCATCGCGTCCTCGTCTGCGCGCCCTTCGGCCGCGACGCCGAAAGCGTGGCCGCGCTGCTGCGCAAGGAGCGCTACGATGTCGATATCTGCCCGGATCCGACAGCGGTGGGCGCTGCGCTGGACGATCATATCGGCGCGGTGCTCATTACCGAGGAGGCGCTGACCGGCGATCTGGAGCCGCTGCGCGCGGCGCTGGCGGCGCAGCCCTCCTGGTCGGACGTGCCCTTCGTGCTGTTGAAGGCGCAGCGCTCGACGCGAAGCCCGGCAGGCACGCCGATCCCGACCCGGCTGATGGATCTCGTCACCAACACGGTGGTGCTGGAACGGCCGCTCGGCGTGGCGTCGCTCGTCAGCGCGATCGCGTCGGCGATGCGGGCACGCCAGCGCCAGTTCGAGATGCGCGACCGCATCGCCGAGCTGGCCGCGTCGGAGGCGGCGCTGCGCGAGGAAAGCCTGGCACTCGAAATCCTCAACCGCACCGGCGAGCGGGTCGCGGCCGAACTCGATCTCGATACGCTGGTACAGGCCGTGGTCGATGCCGGGCGCGAACTGACGGGGGCGCAGGCCGGGGCCTTCTTCTACAATCAGATCAACGATGCCGGCGAAAGCTACCAGCTCTACAGCCTGTCGGGCGTGCCGATCGCCGCGTTCGAGAACTTCCCCATGCCGCGCAACACGGCGGTGTTCGGCCCGACCTTCGCGGGCGAAGGCGCGGTTCGCTCGGGCGACATCACCAAGGACGCCCGTTACGGACGCAACGATCCGCATCAGGGGATGCCGCACGGCCATCTGAAGGTCGTCAGCTATCTGGCGGTGCCCGTGGTGTCGCGCTCCGGCGAGGTGATCGGCGCCTTGTTCTTCGGCCATGCCGAGGCGGACCGGTTCGACGAACGATCCGAGCGGCTGGCGGTGGGGCTGGCCGCCCAGGCCGCCATCGCGATCGAGAATGCCCGGCTGATCCAGGCGGCGCAGCGCCTAAACCAGACGCTCGAACAGAAGGTCGCGGAGCGCACCGAGGCGCTCGAAACCGAAATGGCCAGCCGCGCGCGCGCCGAGGCGGCGCTGCGCCAATCGCAGAAGATGGAAGCGGTCGGCCAGCTTACCGGCGGCATCGCCCATGATTTCAACAATATGCTGACCGGCGTGATCGGCGGGCTCGATATCATCCGGCGCCGCATCGCGGGCGGCCGGATCGACGATATCGATCGTTTCATGGACGCCGCCTCGGCCTCCGCCCAGAGGGCCGCGGCGCTCACCGCGCGCCTGCTGGCCTTCTCGCGCCGCCAGTCGCTCGACGCGCGGCCGGTGGACGTGAACGCGCTGACGGCCTCGCTGGACGACCTGCTGGCCCGCACGATCCATGAGAATATCCAGCTGCGCATCGTCGCCGGCGATGGCGCGCCCCATGCGATCGTTGACGCCAACCAGCTGGAAAACGCGATCCTGAACCTCGCGATCAACGCGCGCGACGCGATGCCGGAGGGCGGGCAGCTGACCGTCGAGGTGAGTGCCGTGGAGCTGGACGAGGCCTATGCCGCCGCCAAGCCCGACATCGTCGCCGGGCGCTATGTGGTGGTGGCGGTGTCCGATACCGGCGTCGGCATGTCGCCCGAGCTGATCGAAAAGGTGTTCGAGCCCTTCTTCACCACCAAGCCGATCGGGCAGGGCACCGGGCTCGGCCTGTCGATGGTCTATGGCTTCGTGCGCCAGTCGGGCGGGCAGGTGCGCATCCACAGCCGGCCGGGGCAAGGCACGTCGGTGAAACTGTATCTTCCGATGAGCGACAGCATCGCGGAATCCGTCGTGGATGCCTCCGTCGCGATCCAGGAGGGCCAAGGCCAGACGGTGCTGCTGGTTGAGGATGACGTCTCGGTGCGGTTGCTGGTGCGCGAAGTGCTGGCCGAGCTGCGCTACGACGTGATCGAAGCCGGGGACGCGGCCGAGGCCATTCCCCTGCTCCAGTCGGGGCGGCCGATCG
- a CDS encoding ATPase domain-containing protein — protein MSEFNIISTGNVGLDAILKGGLPANRLYLLEGAPGSGKTTLALEFLREGVRLGEPVLYITLSETRDELRVVAASHGWTLDGFDVFELDSADGVFGDGREQSIIHPWEMELGETIRLIQDEVERIKPSRVVFDSLSEMRLLAQDPLRYRRQVLALKQFFSGRDSTVVLVDDQTGSADGRDAHLHSLCHGVITLERLTLDFGAARRRMQVQKLRGIDFTAGFHDLMIRKGGVDIFPRLIAADHHADYADDMVQSGVTAVDELLAGGPLRGTSILVTGPAGSGKTTIALQYLYAACERGEPSTIFEFDERIGTLMSRAKAFDLDIARHVDGGCMVIQQIDPAEISPGEFAARVRREVEERGVRMIVIDSLNGYMAAMPQEQQLLLQMHELLSYLSQRGVVTFLINPQHGLVGSMSTNLNISYVADAVILLRFFEAGGRVRKAISVIKNRGGMHEDSIREFRIDRGGIRVGDPLKAFKGVLTGTPEYVGSESPLMEDRVGGA, from the coding sequence ATGAGCGAATTCAATATCATATCGACGGGCAATGTGGGGCTGGACGCCATCCTGAAGGGCGGCCTCCCCGCCAATCGCCTGTACCTGCTGGAAGGGGCGCCCGGATCGGGCAAGACGACCCTCGCCCTGGAATTCCTGCGCGAAGGGGTGCGGCTGGGGGAGCCGGTCCTCTACATCACCCTGTCGGAGACGCGCGACGAACTGCGCGTCGTCGCGGCCTCGCATGGCTGGACGCTCGACGGCTTCGACGTGTTCGAGCTGGATTCGGCCGATGGCGTGTTCGGCGACGGGCGCGAGCAATCGATCATCCATCCGTGGGAGATGGAACTGGGCGAGACGATCAGGCTGATCCAGGACGAAGTCGAGCGGATCAAGCCGAGCAGGGTGGTATTCGACAGCCTTTCGGAGATGCGGCTTCTGGCGCAGGATCCGCTGCGCTACCGCCGGCAGGTGCTGGCGCTGAAGCAATTCTTCTCCGGCCGGGATTCGACCGTCGTGCTGGTGGACGACCAGACCGGATCGGCCGACGGGCGCGACGCCCATCTCCACAGCCTGTGCCATGGCGTCATCACGCTGGAACGGCTGACGCTCGATTTCGGCGCGGCGCGGCGGCGGATGCAGGTGCAGAAATTGCGCGGCATCGATTTTACCGCCGGCTTCCACGATCTGATGATCCGCAAGGGCGGCGTGGACATCTTCCCGCGCCTGATCGCCGCCGATCACCATGCGGACTATGCAGACGATATGGTTCAGAGCGGCGTGACCGCCGTGGACGAACTGCTCGCGGGCGGGCCGTTGCGCGGCACCAGCATCCTCGTCACCGGGCCGGCGGGATCGGGCAAGACGACGATCGCGCTGCAATATCTCTATGCCGCCTGCGAGCGCGGCGAACCCTCGACGATCTTCGAGTTCGACGAGCGGATAGGCACACTGATGAGCCGCGCCAAGGCTTTCGACCTGGATATCGCGCGCCATGTCGATGGCGGCTGCATGGTGATCCAGCAGATCGACCCGGCCGAAATCTCGCCCGGCGAATTCGCCGCGCGGGTGCGTCGCGAGGTCGAGGAACGCGGCGTGCGGATGATCGTGATCGACAGCCTCAACGGCTATATGGCGGCCATGCCGCAGGAACAGCAGTTGCTGCTCCAGATGCACGAACTGCTGTCCTACCTCAGCCAGCGCGGCGTGGTGACCTTCCTCATCAATCCGCAGCACGGGCTGGTCGGCAGCATGTCGACCAACCTCAACATCTCCTATGTCGCCGATGCGGTGATCCTGCTGCGCTTCTTCGAGGCGGGCGGGCGGGTGCGCAAGGCGATCTCGGTCATCAAGAATCGCGGCGGGATGCACGAGGATTCGATCCGCGAATTCCGCATCGATCGCGGCGGTATCCGCGTCGGCGACCCGCTCAAGGCATTCAAGGGCGTGCTGACCGGCACACCCGAATATGTCGGCTCGGAATCGCCGCTGATGGAAGATCGCGTCGGTGGGGCATAG